A region of Verrucomicrobiia bacterium DNA encodes the following proteins:
- a CDS encoding glucosidase, which translates to MAGSEQRRLAEDRAREKNWKRWGTYLSERQWGTVREDYSAHQDSWEAFTHDQSRSRAYRWGEDGLMGWTDRECRLCFAPVLWNGRDAILKERLFGLSGREGSHGEDVKECYYYLDATPTHSYTKGLYKYPHARYPYTELGNANAGRDKGLGEVELADLGLFQDDAYFDVLQEVAKRSPNDLLWKITITNHGRETAPLHVLPSIWFRNVWSWPGVHKGSQRRPTLEFDPAVGAIRLHHEELGELLFHSEAEGASSGGDWLFTENETNRARIFGSEDASPYTKDAFHRHLVDHEADAVNPGRRGTKGAAHWMFEIPPGASVVVRCRLHPVEEDNAIGGLARFEETLLARIAECNEFYKEVLPDLINTEDAMICRQGYAGLLWTKQYYEFIVHDWIHGHSDEPSRHESRLHGRNHDWGHFFARDVLSMPDKWEYPWFAAWDTAFHMVPFVRIDPDFAKSQLLLLLREWYMHPNGQLPAYEWNFSDVNPPVHAWAVWRVYKMADPKGRRDLDFLEKAFQKLLLNFTWWVNRKDVEGRHVFGGGFLGLDNIGVFDRSRPLPGGGRLHQADGTAWMASYCLLMLSMSIELARHRPPYEDIASKFFEHFVNITDAINALGGHGLWDEEDGFYYDQLIIDHQQPIPLKVRSLVGLLPMIAVAVLDQETIDALPGFKKRMNWFLENRPELAKYVSYGDRGIGTEDNRSLRLLAIPSRQRLRRCLERLVDEDEFLSRFGIRSLSKIHGQAPFRFRHGDEDHEVRYVPGESDSWMFGGNSNWRGPVWFPVNYLIVEALERYHHFYGDSFKIEAPAGSGHELALDQVADLISERLISIFQKDAQGYRPCFGGGIARRYDDNPTWRNLVLFHEYFHAETGEGLGASHQTGWTSLVVRLVRERAEKLTDHNLA; encoded by the coding sequence ATGGCGGGATCTGAGCAGCGACGTTTGGCAGAGGACAGGGCGCGGGAGAAGAACTGGAAGCGCTGGGGGACCTACCTTTCCGAGCGCCAGTGGGGCACGGTGCGCGAGGACTATTCGGCCCATCAGGACAGCTGGGAGGCCTTCACCCATGATCAATCGCGCAGCCGCGCCTACCGCTGGGGCGAAGACGGCTTGATGGGCTGGACCGACCGCGAATGCCGCCTCTGTTTTGCCCCGGTCCTGTGGAACGGCCGGGACGCGATTCTCAAAGAGCGGCTTTTCGGACTCAGCGGCCGGGAGGGCAGCCACGGGGAGGACGTGAAGGAGTGCTACTACTACCTCGACGCCACGCCAACCCATTCCTACACCAAGGGGCTCTACAAATATCCGCACGCGCGTTACCCCTACACCGAACTCGGAAACGCGAATGCCGGGCGCGACAAGGGTCTGGGTGAAGTGGAATTGGCGGACCTTGGCCTTTTCCAGGATGACGCCTACTTCGACGTCCTCCAGGAGGTTGCCAAGCGGAGCCCCAACGACCTGCTCTGGAAGATCACCATCACCAATCACGGCCGGGAGACCGCCCCGCTTCATGTGCTGCCGAGCATCTGGTTTCGCAACGTCTGGAGCTGGCCCGGCGTCCACAAGGGGAGCCAGCGGCGCCCGACGCTGGAGTTCGATCCGGCTGTCGGGGCGATCCGGCTTCATCATGAGGAATTGGGTGAGCTGCTGTTCCACAGCGAGGCCGAGGGAGCTTCCTCCGGGGGCGACTGGCTGTTCACCGAGAATGAGACCAACCGGGCACGCATCTTCGGATCGGAAGACGCCTCACCCTACACCAAGGACGCCTTTCACCGTCATCTCGTGGATCACGAAGCCGATGCGGTGAACCCCGGCCGACGCGGGACCAAGGGCGCGGCCCATTGGATGTTCGAGATCCCGCCCGGAGCCAGCGTGGTGGTGCGGTGCCGCCTGCATCCCGTGGAGGAGGACAATGCCATCGGGGGACTCGCCCGCTTCGAGGAGACCCTGTTGGCGCGGATCGCGGAGTGCAACGAATTCTACAAGGAGGTCCTTCCCGACCTGATCAACACGGAGGACGCCATGATCTGCCGGCAGGGTTACGCCGGCCTGCTTTGGACCAAGCAATACTACGAATTCATTGTCCATGATTGGATTCATGGCCACTCCGACGAGCCCTCCCGGCATGAGTCCCGCCTGCACGGACGCAATCACGATTGGGGCCACTTCTTCGCCCGCGATGTCCTCTCCATGCCGGACAAGTGGGAATACCCGTGGTTCGCCGCCTGGGACACGGCCTTTCACATGGTGCCGTTCGTCCGGATTGATCCGGACTTTGCCAAGAGCCAGCTGCTGCTCCTCCTGCGCGAATGGTACATGCACCCCAACGGGCAGCTCCCCGCCTACGAGTGGAATTTCTCCGACGTCAATCCCCCCGTGCATGCCTGGGCCGTCTGGCGGGTCTATAAGATGGCCGATCCCAAGGGCCGCCGGGATCTCGATTTTCTCGAGAAGGCCTTTCAAAAGCTGCTGCTCAATTTCACCTGGTGGGTGAACCGCAAGGATGTGGAAGGGCGCCATGTTTTCGGCGGCGGATTCCTTGGGCTCGACAATATTGGCGTGTTCGACCGTTCCCGTCCGCTCCCCGGCGGCGGGCGCCTGCATCAGGCCGACGGCACCGCCTGGATGGCCTCCTATTGCCTGCTCATGCTTTCGATGTCCATCGAACTGGCCCGTCATCGCCCCCCCTACGAGGATATTGCCTCGAAGTTCTTCGAGCATTTCGTCAACATCACGGACGCGATCAATGCGCTTGGCGGTCACGGACTCTGGGATGAGGAGGACGGCTTCTACTACGACCAGCTCATCATTGACCATCAGCAACCCATCCCCCTCAAGGTCCGATCCCTGGTGGGCCTGCTTCCGATGATCGCGGTGGCCGTCCTCGATCAGGAGACCATAGACGCCCTGCCCGGCTTCAAAAAGCGGATGAACTGGTTCCTGGAGAACCGACCCGAGTTGGCCAAGTACGTCAGCTACGGGGACCGGGGCATCGGCACCGAAGACAACCGCTCCCTGCGCCTGCTGGCCATCCCCTCCCGACAACGGCTCCGCCGCTGTCTCGAGCGCCTCGTGGACGAGGACGAATTTCTCAGCCGCTTCGGCATTCGCTCCCTCAGCAAGATCCACGGGCAGGCTCCCTTCCGGTTCCGGCACGGGGATGAGGACCACGAAGTTCGTTATGTTCCGGGCGAGAGCGACAGTTGGATGTTCGGTGGCAATTCGAACTGGCGTGGCCCGGTGTGGTTTCCCGTAAACTACCTCATCGTCGAGGCCCTCGAGCGTTATCACCATTTCTACGGCGACTCGTTCAAGATCGAGGCTCCCGCCGGCTCGGGTCACGAACTGGCCCTGGATCAAGTGGCCGACCTCATCAGTGAACGACTGATCTCCATCTTCCAGAAGGATGCGCAGGGTTACCGGCCCTGCTTCGGTGGTGGCATCGCCCGGCGCTACGACGACAACCCCACCTGGAGGAACCTCGTGTTGTTCCATGAGTATTTCCATGCCGAAACCGGCGAAGGCCTGGGCGCCAGTCACCAGACCGGCTGGACATCCCTGGTGGTCCGTCTGGTCCGCGAGCGCGCCGAGAAACTCACCGACCACAATCTAGCGTAA
- a CDS encoding beta-propeller domain-containing protein produces MWTPDRFARIGPLGVLLSLFLWAVPAPAAGLDRPSIASIRIERTEVIVIVDVPGGVSKVTLEGRPRLGAGAWEPKAVQRLDGSGGRLSFRLPASAAIELLRVRGDPTERLPASFYQGTNSFAGLGGGGGAETGGFPYPTTDATTPDRNQGSTDASRGVAESDIWQLRGSTLYFFNQSRGLQIIDLSQPDDPVLRGQLDLPAVGEQMYVLPTGQAVLLVRNDCAYSAAGQATSEIHVVNVEDGMPSIAASVPVEGTIQESRMVGDALYVVSQQYRLRRANGQDVYEWGSVVSSYDLSNPAQPQARSSLWHPGWGNVVTATDRFLFVATQDPGHWWRSVVHCVDVSSSDGTMKALASIRSDGRVPDKFKINVRGDVLTIISENWNTSGRGVFTSLETFSLENPAAPERLGQLTLARGEQLHATRFDGDRVYVVTFFRIDPLWIVDLSDPREPRVLGELHVPGWSTYIHPLGDRLVSIGIDDANGWKVAVSLFDVKDPARPALLDKVALGESHSWSEANYDEKAFAVLPDAGTILVPYQGDQSGGYASRVQIIDLGATTLQARGTIEHRMQPRRATVLGDRIVSVDAHELVVVDATHRDQPVVKAQLELAWPINKVLLSGDYLLEISQDTGGWFGGTVKNAIRVARAEAPDATMDQIKLESDDPILGSTVRDNKLFLLQGRSAWQQWVAPAAGEGEATLVLHNGRLILSAFDLARLPTVSPLGTTRQETGETFHGEFQALWPKPDLIVWSGGGGHYGFWDIGMPGRGIVGDTLWRPWGGSGSGLLLAADVAAAAAPRFVSTTRVDGGNWWSFSDAFEADGMVYLSHQASEFLEGVIVPGQTTTGPSTTALDRDAGKEVPVPGRPGVWATRHYLDVVDYADPASPTVRKPVNIPGTLRGLSHDGAVLYTVGVQWRSDWTTDWNEWLAASAYDGVSASLIHSMPLREWPHPLRVHDGHVVLGRGPTDRTPAVLEVWTLADTGRFGLLHATVLERSVHELEVLGSLLVAQQDRQISLFDASNPEMLRPLGTGAPKGCLWYPLKHADGDVRRGLWLPLNEYGVDFIPVQAGNGQRGFNPANLP; encoded by the coding sequence ATGTGGACACCTGATCGCTTCGCCCGGATCGGGCCATTGGGGGTATTGCTCAGTTTGTTCCTGTGGGCCGTGCCGGCTCCGGCGGCCGGGCTGGATCGTCCGAGCATCGCCTCGATCCGGATCGAAAGGACCGAAGTCATTGTGATCGTGGATGTGCCCGGCGGCGTGAGCAAGGTGACGCTGGAGGGCCGTCCTCGCCTGGGCGCGGGCGCGTGGGAGCCCAAGGCCGTGCAACGGTTGGATGGCTCGGGTGGCCGGCTGTCGTTCCGCCTGCCCGCCTCGGCGGCGATCGAGTTGTTGCGCGTGCGGGGCGACCCCACCGAGCGGCTCCCCGCCTCGTTCTACCAGGGCACAAATTCTTTCGCCGGTTTGGGAGGTGGAGGTGGGGCCGAGACCGGCGGGTTCCCTTACCCCACCACGGATGCGACCACACCCGATCGCAACCAGGGTTCCACGGATGCTTCCCGGGGTGTCGCTGAATCCGACATCTGGCAGCTCCGGGGAAGCACCCTCTATTTTTTCAATCAATCCCGGGGCCTGCAGATCATTGATCTGAGCCAGCCGGATGATCCGGTCCTCCGGGGCCAGCTTGATTTGCCCGCGGTCGGCGAGCAGATGTACGTGTTGCCGACGGGGCAGGCGGTGTTGCTGGTCCGCAATGACTGCGCGTATTCCGCTGCGGGGCAGGCCACGAGCGAGATCCACGTGGTCAACGTGGAGGACGGCATGCCGTCCATCGCGGCCTCGGTGCCCGTGGAGGGCACCATTCAGGAGAGCCGCATGGTGGGGGACGCGCTGTATGTCGTTTCCCAACAGTACCGCCTGCGCCGGGCGAATGGTCAGGACGTGTACGAGTGGGGGTCGGTTGTTTCCTCGTATGACTTGTCGAATCCGGCGCAGCCGCAGGCCAGATCCTCCCTCTGGCACCCCGGCTGGGGGAACGTGGTCACGGCCACCGACCGGTTTCTGTTCGTCGCCACGCAGGACCCCGGCCATTGGTGGCGATCGGTCGTTCACTGCGTTGATGTGTCCTCGTCCGACGGCACGATGAAGGCGCTGGCTTCGATCAGGTCCGACGGCCGTGTGCCGGACAAGTTCAAGATCAACGTTCGGGGCGACGTGCTGACGATCATTTCCGAGAACTGGAACACCAGTGGTCGCGGGGTGTTTACGTCCCTTGAGACCTTTTCGCTGGAAAACCCGGCAGCGCCGGAGCGCCTCGGACAGCTGACGCTGGCGCGCGGCGAACAGCTTCACGCCACGCGTTTTGATGGCGACCGGGTGTACGTGGTCACCTTCTTCCGGATTGATCCGCTTTGGATTGTTGATCTTTCCGATCCGCGCGAGCCGCGCGTTTTGGGCGAGCTGCACGTCCCCGGCTGGTCCACCTACATTCATCCGTTGGGCGACCGGCTCGTGAGCATCGGCATTGATGACGCGAATGGCTGGAAGGTGGCCGTTTCGCTCTTTGATGTGAAGGATCCGGCCAGACCGGCCCTCCTCGACAAGGTGGCCCTGGGCGAAAGCCATTCCTGGAGCGAAGCCAACTACGATGAGAAGGCATTCGCCGTCCTGCCCGACGCCGGCACGATCCTCGTCCCCTACCAGGGCGACCAAAGCGGCGGATACGCCAGCCGGGTGCAGATCATTGACCTGGGGGCCACAACCCTCCAGGCGCGCGGCACGATCGAGCACCGGATGCAACCCCGGCGTGCGACCGTTCTGGGCGACCGCATCGTCTCGGTGGACGCCCATGAACTGGTCGTGGTGGATGCCACCCACCGGGACCAGCCCGTGGTGAAGGCACAACTCGAACTGGCCTGGCCCATCAACAAGGTCCTCCTGAGCGGAGATTACCTGCTCGAAATCTCGCAGGACACGGGCGGCTGGTTTGGTGGCACCGTCAAGAATGCCATCCGGGTGGCGCGCGCCGAGGCTCCGGACGCAACGATGGATCAGATCAAGTTGGAATCGGACGATCCCATCCTGGGCAGCACGGTCCGCGACAACAAATTGTTTCTGCTCCAAGGCAGGTCCGCGTGGCAGCAATGGGTCGCACCCGCGGCCGGGGAGGGAGAGGCCACCCTCGTCCTGCACAACGGCCGCTTGATCCTAAGCGCCTTCGATCTTGCCCGTCTGCCGACGGTGAGTCCGCTGGGCACGACCCGTCAGGAAACCGGGGAAACGTTCCACGGCGAATTCCAGGCGCTCTGGCCGAAACCCGACCTGATCGTCTGGTCCGGCGGCGGCGGTCACTACGGGTTCTGGGATATCGGGATGCCCGGCCGCGGCATCGTGGGCGATACCCTCTGGCGGCCGTGGGGCGGCAGTGGCAGCGGACTGTTGCTGGCGGCGGACGTCGCGGCGGCCGCCGCGCCGCGCTTTGTCAGCACAACGCGTGTGGATGGCGGCAACTGGTGGTCCTTCAGCGATGCGTTTGAGGCCGACGGAATGGTCTATCTCAGCCACCAGGCGTCGGAATTTCTCGAGGGCGTGATCGTCCCGGGTCAAACCACCACCGGCCCCTCGACGACCGCGCTGGATCGCGACGCCGGCAAGGAAGTTCCCGTGCCCGGACGGCCGGGGGTTTGGGCGACCCGCCATTATCTCGACGTGGTGGACTATGCCGATCCCGCCAGCCCCACCGTGCGCAAACCGGTCAACATCCCAGGCACCCTGCGCGGCCTCTCGCATGACGGCGCGGTGCTCTACACCGTGGGCGTGCAGTGGCGTTCCGACTGGACGACCGACTGGAACGAGTGGCTGGCCGCCAGCGCCTACGACGGCGTCTCCGCATCCCTCATCCATTCCATGCCGCTTCGGGAATGGCCCCATCCGTTGCGGGTCCACGACGGGCACGTCGTTCTGGGCCGCGGGCCGACCGATAGAACCCCGGCCGTCCTTGAAGTCTGGACGCTGGCGGACACCGGGCGATTCGGGTTGCTCCACGCGACCGTGTTGGAACGTTCCGTCCACGAGTTGGAGGTATTGGGCTCGCTCCTCGTCGCGCAACAGGACCGCCAGATTTCCCTCTTCGATGCCAGCAATCCGGAAATGCTTCGTCCTCTGGGGACCGGAGCCCCCAAGGGATGCCTGTGGTACCCGTTGAAGCATGCGGACGGCGATGTCCGGCGCGGTCTGTGGCTGCCCTTGAACGAGTACGGGGTGGACTTCATCCCCGTCCAGGCTGGGAACGGACAACGCGGATTCAACCCGGCAAACCTGCCGTGA
- a CDS encoding ATP-binding protein produces MELRPGSRVNLNPLRTRIPGVGKNHLAGVPGHRAINAGHFVLHVSTSDLVRTLPADTTAGGARCPLTRWLKPDLLVPDDFGIKTPPPQAGEWLPEIALRDTKPVHRHDVQRPLFKKWGRRLHDIPAVTAIIDRFHPRAEIIQTTGRSFRLKDAALRRSQNAGSAPAPNPGPLRLR; encoded by the coding sequence ATGGAATTGCGCCCTGGAAGCCGCGTCAACCTCAATCCGCTGCGGACTCGAATCCCCGGTGTCGGCAAGAACCATCTGGCCGGGGTCCCGGGCCACCGGGCCATCAACGCCGGTCACTTCGTCCTTCACGTCTCCACCTCCGACCTGGTCCGCACCCTCCCCGCCGACACCACCGCCGGCGGGGCCCGGTGCCCCCTCACCCGCTGGCTCAAACCCGACCTCCTCGTCCCGGACGACTTCGGCATCAAAACCCCCCCGCCCCAGGCTGGCGAATGGCTGCCGGAGATCGCACTGCGCGACACGAAACCCGTCCACCGCCATGACGTCCAACGGCCCCTCTTCAAGAAATGGGGGAGACGGCTCCACGACATCCCCGCCGTCACCGCCATCATTGACCGCTTCCACCCCCGCGCCGAAATCATCCAGACCACCGGCCGCAGCTTCCGCCTCAAGGACGCCGCCCTCCGTCGGTCCCAGAATGCCGGATCGGCTCCCGCACCGAACCCCGGCCCTCTCCGATTACGCTAG
- a CDS encoding antitoxin: protein MRTTLTLDDDVAELAARQAKLRGVSLGKTVSDLLRRGLNAPTPARDKGGLVVFELPADSPKVTTDDVRRIEAEGI, encoded by the coding sequence ATGAGAACGACGTTGACGTTGGATGATGATGTTGCCGAACTGGCCGCCCGCCAGGCCAAGCTGCGGGGCGTTTCGCTCGGCAAGACCGTGTCGGATCTGCTGCGCAGGGGGCTGAACGCCCCCACTCCCGCCCGGGACAAGGGCGGCCTCGTGGTGTTCGAGCTTCCCGCAGATTCGCCCAAGGTGACCACGGACGACGTGCGCCGGATCGAGGCCGAGGGCATATGA
- a CDS encoding PIN domain-containing protein gives MKGYLLDTNLLIALLWPSHEQHDAALNWFTRHRGKGWATCPVTQAGFVRIVSNPAFSRDAVQPREATQILSANAAAKDHAFWPDELPFAEAVAFAGVRLLGHQQVTDAYLLGLAIRRGGVLATLDRRIAALTGPRSAERKALEMVA, from the coding sequence ATGAAGGGCTATCTGCTCGATACGAATCTGCTGATCGCGCTGCTCTGGCCCAGCCATGAGCAGCATGACGCCGCCCTGAATTGGTTCACCCGCCATCGCGGGAAGGGCTGGGCGACGTGTCCGGTAACCCAGGCCGGTTTCGTCCGCATCGTGTCGAATCCCGCGTTCTCGCGCGACGCAGTCCAACCGCGCGAAGCGACTCAAATCCTTTCCGCCAACGCCGCCGCCAAGGATCACGCATTTTGGCCCGATGAACTGCCGTTCGCCGAGGCGGTCGCCTTTGCCGGAGTACGGCTGTTGGGCCATCAGCAGGTCACCGACGCCTATTTGCTCGGCCTGGCGATCCGCCGGGGCGGCGTGCTGGCCACGTTGGACCGACGCATCGCCGCGCTCACCGGGCCAAGATCGGCCGAACGGAAGGCGCTGGAGATGGTCGCCTGA
- a CDS encoding transcription elongation factor GreAB, protein MNKAAVLRKIVECLTSDLELYLKAARAAHFEATHEQSKAENKYDTRGLEASYLARGQSRQAAELELAVQQFQRLSGSSWPDGRPADIGALVELRSRRQSQWYFLGPGAGGTEVEEDGHEVTVITPQSPLGRQLVGHRTGDAVQPLSEGKAAWTIHAIF, encoded by the coding sequence ATGAACAAGGCAGCCGTGCTCCGAAAAATCGTCGAATGTCTCACGTCGGACCTTGAGTTGTACCTGAAAGCGGCGCGGGCGGCCCACTTCGAGGCCACCCATGAGCAGAGCAAGGCGGAGAACAAGTACGACACCCGGGGCCTCGAGGCGTCCTACCTGGCGCGCGGACAGTCCCGCCAGGCCGCGGAACTGGAACTGGCCGTGCAGCAGTTCCAAAGGCTTTCCGGCAGCAGCTGGCCCGACGGCCGGCCCGCAGACATCGGCGCCCTTGTGGAACTTCGTTCCCGCCGCCAATCCCAGTGGTATTTCCTCGGTCCCGGCGCCGGCGGCACAGAGGTCGAGGAGGACGGACACGAAGTCACGGTGATCACCCCGCAGTCGCCCTTGGGCCGGCAACTCGTCGGCCACCGGACAGGTGACGCTGTGCAACCCCTGTCTGAAGGCAAGGCCGCCTGGACGATCCACGCCATCTTCTGA